The Euphorbia lathyris chromosome 2, ddEupLath1.1, whole genome shotgun sequence genome includes a window with the following:
- the LOC136220884 gene encoding probable mannose-1-phosphate guanylyltransferase 1 isoform X1 translates to MKALILVGGFGTRLRPLTLSVPKPLVEFANKPMILHQIEALKEIGVTEVVLAINYQPEVMLNFLKEFEAKLGITITCSQETEPLGTAGPLALARDKLIDESGDPFFVLNSDVISEYPLKQMIEFHKAHGAEASIMVTKVDEPSKYGVVVMEDSTGKVERFVEKPKIFVGNKINAGIYLLNPSVLDRIQLRPTSIEKEVFPKIASDKQLFAMVLPGFWMDIGQPRDYITGLRLYLESLRKNSPSRLASGSHIVGNVLVDETSEIGEGCLIGPDVAIGPGCVVESGVRLSRCTVMRGVRIKKHACISSSIIGWHSTVGQWARVENMTILGEDVHVCDEIYSNGGVVLPHKEIKTSILKPEIVM, encoded by the exons ATGAAGGCTCTAATTCTTGTTGGAGGATTTGGTACTCGGTTGAGGCCGTTGACACTCAGTGTCCCAAAACCACTTGTTGAGTTTGCCAACAAACCAATGATCCTGCATCAG ATTGAAGCGCTTAAGGAAATTGGAGTGACTGAAGTGGTCTTGGCTATTAACTACCAACCAGAG GTGATGTTGAACTTCTTGAAGGAATTTGAGGCGAAGCTTGGGATCACGATAACATGCTCACAAGAGACTGAGCCACTCGGCACTGCTGGTCCTCTGGCTTTGGCTAGAGACAAATTGATTGATGAATCTGGTGATCCATTTTTTGTTCTCAACAGTGATGTCATCAGTGAGTACCCTCTCAAACAAATGATTGAGTTCCACAAGGCCCACGGAGCCGAAGCTTCCATAATGGTGACAAAG GTGGATGAGCCATCAAAATATGGTGTTGTAGTTATGGAAGATTCCACAGGGAAAGTTGAGAGATTTGTTGAAAAACCAAAGATATTTGTTGGCAACAAAATCAATGCTGGAATTTATCTGTTAAACCCATCTGTTCTTGACCGGATTCAACTGAGGCCGACTTCAATTGAAAAAGAGGTCTTCCCGAAAATTGCATCTGATAAACAGCTCTTTGCAATGGTCCTTCCAGGGTTCTGGATGGATATTGGACAACCAAGAGATTACATTACTGGCCTGAGACTCTATCTAGAATCTCTACGGAAAAATTCTCCGTCTAGGTTGGCCTCCGGATCCCACATTGTAGGAAACGTTTTGGTCGATGAGACATCCGAGATCGGAGAGGGATGTTTAATTGGACCTGATGTTGCAATAGGTCCAGGCTGTGTTGTTGAGTCAGGAGTCAGACTCTCTCGCTGCACTGTGATGCGCGGTGTTCGCATCAAGAAGCATGCTTGTATATCTAGCAGCATCATTGGATGGCACTCGACTGTCGGCCAATGGGCTCGTGTAGAGAACATGACGATCCTCGGTGAGGATGTTCATGTATGTGATGAAATTTATAGCAATGGGGGTGTGGTTTTACCCCATAAAGAGATCAAAACAAGCATTTTGAAGCCTGAGATAGTTATGTGA
- the LOC136220884 gene encoding mannose-1-phosphate guanylyltransferase 1 isoform X2 gives MLNFLKEFEAKLGITITCSQETEPLGTAGPLALARDKLIDESGDPFFVLNSDVISEYPLKQMIEFHKAHGAEASIMVTKVDEPSKYGVVVMEDSTGKVERFVEKPKIFVGNKINAGIYLLNPSVLDRIQLRPTSIEKEVFPKIASDKQLFAMVLPGFWMDIGQPRDYITGLRLYLESLRKNSPSRLASGSHIVGNVLVDETSEIGEGCLIGPDVAIGPGCVVESGVRLSRCTVMRGVRIKKHACISSSIIGWHSTVGQWARVENMTILGEDVHVCDEIYSNGGVVLPHKEIKTSILKPEIVM, from the exons ATGTTGAACTTCTTGAAGGAATTTGAGGCGAAGCTTGGGATCACGATAACATGCTCACAAGAGACTGAGCCACTCGGCACTGCTGGTCCTCTGGCTTTGGCTAGAGACAAATTGATTGATGAATCTGGTGATCCATTTTTTGTTCTCAACAGTGATGTCATCAGTGAGTACCCTCTCAAACAAATGATTGAGTTCCACAAGGCCCACGGAGCCGAAGCTTCCATAATGGTGACAAAG GTGGATGAGCCATCAAAATATGGTGTTGTAGTTATGGAAGATTCCACAGGGAAAGTTGAGAGATTTGTTGAAAAACCAAAGATATTTGTTGGCAACAAAATCAATGCTGGAATTTATCTGTTAAACCCATCTGTTCTTGACCGGATTCAACTGAGGCCGACTTCAATTGAAAAAGAGGTCTTCCCGAAAATTGCATCTGATAAACAGCTCTTTGCAATGGTCCTTCCAGGGTTCTGGATGGATATTGGACAACCAAGAGATTACATTACTGGCCTGAGACTCTATCTAGAATCTCTACGGAAAAATTCTCCGTCTAGGTTGGCCTCCGGATCCCACATTGTAGGAAACGTTTTGGTCGATGAGACATCCGAGATCGGAGAGGGATGTTTAATTGGACCTGATGTTGCAATAGGTCCAGGCTGTGTTGTTGAGTCAGGAGTCAGACTCTCTCGCTGCACTGTGATGCGCGGTGTTCGCATCAAGAAGCATGCTTGTATATCTAGCAGCATCATTGGATGGCACTCGACTGTCGGCCAATGGGCTCGTGTAGAGAACATGACGATCCTCGGTGAGGATGTTCATGTATGTGATGAAATTTATAGCAATGGGGGTGTGGTTTTACCCCATAAAGAGATCAAAACAAGCATTTTGAAGCCTGAGATAGTTATGTGA